In Deinococcus psychrotolerans, a genomic segment contains:
- a CDS encoding BMP family lipoprotein, translated as MALFPRLIAAFSLLALSAAAQSAPLSVGIALDTGGKNDHSFNQAAWEGAQRAAKDFGVKVSLFAPKEDAQGLAGRGAEPLAQAGANLVVGVGFANKDSVEQAAKNYSAVKFAVVDDLPSGPNTVGLRFREQEGSFLVGYIAAKSSSTGVVGFVGGQDVPVIHKFQAGFTAGVKFVCPNCQVISAYIGKTPAAWNDPATAKALAASMQRRGADIIFAAAGGSGAGVVAQVNAAQCLKASALPAGVTFKSDLFAAVAKSASYTSSCAGNTRPAFFIGVDSNQNYLGDTDRNPKTLNHGLTSMVKRVDNVVYSLIQNVVKKQSWRTGDQSYGLENGGVGYALDQYNRALITPQLEEVLGKVQRLIVYRSIQVPVK; from the coding sequence ATGGCTCTCTTTCCCCGTTTGATCGCTGCTTTCTCGCTCCTTGCTTTATCTGCCGCTGCTCAGTCCGCTCCTCTGAGTGTCGGCATCGCGCTGGATACCGGCGGCAAAAATGACCATTCGTTTAACCAAGCGGCTTGGGAGGGAGCGCAGCGGGCCGCCAAAGACTTCGGCGTCAAGGTGAGCTTATTTGCTCCCAAAGAGGACGCGCAGGGTTTAGCCGGTCGGGGTGCGGAACCGCTGGCCCAAGCTGGGGCCAATTTGGTGGTCGGCGTTGGATTTGCCAACAAAGACAGTGTGGAGCAGGCTGCCAAAAACTACAGCGCTGTTAAGTTTGCTGTCGTGGATGATCTGCCCAGCGGCCCCAATACCGTCGGCCTGCGCTTCCGTGAGCAGGAAGGCTCGTTTTTGGTGGGCTATATCGCTGCCAAGTCCAGCAGCACCGGCGTGGTGGGTTTCGTAGGCGGCCAGGATGTGCCGGTGATTCACAAATTTCAAGCGGGATTTACTGCCGGCGTCAAATTTGTGTGCCCCAACTGCCAGGTCATCTCGGCTTACATCGGCAAAACCCCCGCCGCTTGGAATGATCCGGCAACGGCCAAGGCGCTGGCCGCGTCCATGCAGCGGCGCGGTGCGGACATCATCTTTGCGGCCGCTGGTGGAAGCGGAGCGGGCGTGGTGGCGCAGGTCAACGCCGCCCAGTGCCTCAAAGCCAGCGCTTTACCGGCGGGCGTCACTTTTAAGAGCGATTTGTTCGCAGCGGTGGCCAAGTCGGCCAGCTACACCTCAAGCTGCGCCGGAAACACCCGCCCCGCCTTTTTTATCGGCGTGGACAGCAATCAGAATTATTTAGGCGACACCGACCGCAACCCCAAGACGCTCAATCACGGCCTGACCAGTATGGTCAAACGGGTGGACAACGTAGTTTATAGCCTCATTCAGAACGTGGTCAAGAAGCAGTCGTGGCGAACGGGCGATCAAAGTTACGGCCTGGAAAATGGAGGGGTCGGTTACGCGCTCGATCAGTACAACCGCGCCCTGATCACTCCGCAGCTTGAGGAGGTGCTGGGCAAAGTGCAGCGCCTGATCGTCTACCGCTCTATTCAAGTGCCGGTCAAATAA
- a CDS encoding dockerin type I domain-containing protein, protein MAAVGLSAAQAAPSFASVALRPEGAALRQEVLSALSALSTPDFPITLDDSAQGGGAVLVLGGSVPFNPDLSSRTLTVNNVRRTELNPKGPLPLSGAVRAEISSLLGLSEFSPQAARRKLSGADINGDGKVDLTDLALLMGNYGKTGGGLSGDLNRDGRVDESDLNLFTEEYSIP, encoded by the coding sequence GTGGCCGCTGTAGGCCTGAGTGCGGCGCAGGCCGCTCCCTCATTTGCCAGCGTGGCGCTGCGGCCCGAAGGTGCGGCGCTGCGCCAAGAAGTGCTCTCGGCGCTCTCGGCGCTCAGCACCCCCGACTTTCCCATCACGCTGGATGACAGCGCTCAGGGCGGGGGAGCGGTTTTGGTGCTCGGCGGCAGCGTGCCGTTTAACCCTGATTTGTCTTCGCGCACCCTGACGGTGAATAATGTACGCCGCACCGAACTCAACCCCAAAGGGCCACTGCCGCTCTCGGGGGCGGTGCGGGCCGAGATCAGCAGTTTGCTGGGCCTGAGTGAATTTAGCCCGCAGGCCGCTCGCCGCAAACTCAGCGGGGCCGATATCAACGGCGACGGCAAAGTAGATTTGACCGACTTGGCGCTGCTGATGGGCAATTACGGCAAAACTGGCGGTGGCTTGTCAGGCGACCTCAACCGCGACGGCCGCGTGGACGAAAGTGATTTGAACTTATTTACCGAGGAGTATTCCATCCCATGA
- a CDS encoding RNA-binding S4 domain-containing protein, translating into MLPKTETADLPETIDLQDFLKLEGLVDTGGEAKFRVQSGEVKLNGLTETRRRKKLHRGDVVEIHGASHTVDW; encoded by the coding sequence ATGCTCCCAAAAACTGAAACTGCCGACCTTCCCGAAACCATTGACCTGCAAGACTTCCTCAAGTTGGAAGGCTTGGTGGATACCGGCGGCGAAGCCAAATTCCGCGTGCAAAGCGGTGAGGTCAAGCTCAACGGCCTCACGGAAACCCGCCGCCGCAAAAAGCTTCACCGAGGCGACGTGGTTGAAATCCACGGCGCGAGTCACACGGTAGATTGGTGA
- a CDS encoding PLP-dependent aminotransferase family protein, whose protein sequence is MWPLSPALPAEPQHARVARALREAVRDGRLMPGQKLPGSRELARTWNLARNTVTDALEQLAAEGYLDIRQRSGCYVADLPPGAAVPAPAGPPLVLSAWARRTLEGQGRWSAGAGAVSSPVSGLDWIDFRLGRHSSGLFPSAQWAQSLWTQSLSKQAHDASYTPPDPRGPLITRLALCEWLRRERGARVTPEMILLTGGAQEALDALSRLLLEAGRVAVLEDPGYLGARAAFSASGASIWPLEVDTHGASAEDFVADLPAQAVLAYLTPGCQFPSGVTLSAARRSALLAWSRRSGAWLLEDDYAADLHYAARPPASLQGQAPERVLLLGSFSQSLAPALRSGYLVAPAHLIEVLTRTRPVTQRTPPTLDALALAEFLSGGGYAKHLRRARSELNRRHEALLSALREGLPALRPRPATAGTHLYLPLPPGWREQDLQRRAAEAGVGLSRAGEYRLRAGEEALLLAFAHLTPVTIRQGVERLALALR, encoded by the coding sequence GTGTGGCCCTTGTCTCCCGCTTTGCCCGCTGAACCCCAACACGCCCGCGTGGCCCGCGCTCTGCGTGAAGCGGTTCGGGACGGGCGGCTGATGCCGGGGCAAAAGCTGCCGGGCAGCCGTGAACTGGCCCGCACCTGGAATCTGGCCCGCAACACCGTCACCGACGCGCTGGAGCAGCTCGCCGCCGAGGGCTACTTGGACATTCGGCAGCGCAGCGGCTGTTATGTGGCCGACTTGCCGCCGGGCGCAGCCGTGCCTGCTCCGGCTGGCCCGCCGCTGGTGCTGAGCGCTTGGGCGCGGCGCACGCTGGAAGGGCAGGGCCGCTGGTCGGCGGGTGCGGGCGCAGTTTCTTCGCCTGTCAGCGGGCTGGACTGGATCGATTTCCGTCTCGGCCGGCATTCCAGTGGACTTTTTCCCTCGGCGCAGTGGGCGCAGTCCCTCTGGACACAGTCGCTTTCCAAGCAGGCTCACGACGCTTCCTACACCCCGCCCGACCCACGCGGGCCGCTCATCACGCGGCTGGCGCTGTGCGAGTGGCTGCGCCGAGAACGCGGAGCGCGGGTCACGCCCGAGATGATTTTGCTGACTGGCGGAGCGCAAGAAGCCCTCGACGCTCTCTCGCGGCTGCTGCTGGAAGCGGGCCGGGTGGCGGTGCTGGAAGACCCCGGCTACCTCGGAGCGCGGGCCGCCTTCTCAGCCAGCGGAGCCAGTATCTGGCCGCTGGAGGTGGACACTCACGGCGCGTCGGCAGAGGATTTTGTGGCTGACCTGCCTGCTCAGGCGGTGCTGGCTTACCTGACCCCCGGCTGTCAGTTTCCCAGCGGCGTGACCCTTTCGGCGGCCCGGCGCTCGGCGCTGCTGGCGTGGTCGCGCCGCAGCGGTGCGTGGCTGCTCGAAGACGATTACGCCGCTGATCTACACTACGCCGCTCGCCCGCCCGCCTCGCTGCAAGGCCAAGCGCCGGAGCGGGTGCTGCTGCTGGGCAGCTTTAGCCAAAGCCTCGCGCCCGCGCTCAGGAGCGGGTATCTGGTCGCTCCGGCGCACCTGATCGAAGTGCTGACCCGCACCCGTCCGGTGACCCAGCGCACTCCGCCCACCCTCGACGCGCTGGCACTGGCCGAATTTTTGTCGGGCGGCGGTTACGCCAAACACCTGCGCCGCGCCCGCAGCGAACTCAACCGCCGCCATGAAGCGCTGCTCTCAGCGCTGCGTGAGGGTCTCCCGGCGCTGCGCCCACGTCCCGCCACCGCCGGAACCCATTTGTACTTGCCGCTGCCACCTGGCTGGCGCGAGCAAGACCTTCAGCGCCGGGCGGCTGAGGCGGGCGTGGGCCTGAGCCGGGCAGGCGAGTACCGCCTCAGGGCCGGAGAAGAAGCCCTCTTGTTGGCCTTCGCACACCTGACCCCGGTAACAATTCGGCAGGGTGTGGAGCGTCTGGCGCTGGCTTTGAGGTGA
- a CDS encoding S8 family peptidase, producing the protein MQRRAALLLALSLSALTLNSAQAGRLSPKLQAKANRHDAATIGVLVRFKFDAQPGKKSAKELRKQLKNTLGKLGSANALLNKLLKTKGKGAELWLDHSVYLKMTPAQAQALAKLPMVEEVFENFQVTVPRASALSVATAPAGTPWHLQAIGAPQAWAAGFRGQGIRIGHLDTGIDPNNPELAGKLLSFAEFGPDGERISSAPHDSEQHGTHTAGLLVGKSVGVAPAAKLISALVLPKSQGTFAQVIAGMQWVIDPDGNPDTPDGANVVSMSLGLPGTYQEFVQPVRNMLDAGVIPVFAIGNFGPAAGSTGSPGNIPDVIGVGSVNQAGAVSSFSSRGPVTWTGAYSGTFIKPDIVAPGENITSSYPGQGYGSRSGTSQAAPIAAGVVAVLLSAKPGLGMVALKTALFQSASNKGSRNNASGYGLINLPGALARLGVQAGSPPKPPVPVPAPVKPAPTPQPKPPVVAPAPTPKPPVAAPTPAPPADGKDKKPKGPKPKDPKDGKDHGKKGGKGHQGD; encoded by the coding sequence ATGCAAAGACGCGCCGCCTTACTGCTTGCCCTGAGTCTCAGTGCCCTGACCCTGAACTCTGCACAGGCCGGGCGACTCTCGCCCAAGCTCCAGGCAAAAGCCAACCGCCATGACGCCGCCACCATCGGCGTGCTAGTGCGCTTCAAGTTTGACGCGCAGCCGGGTAAGAAAAGCGCCAAGGAACTGCGGAAGCAGCTCAAGAACACCCTCGGAAAACTCGGCTCAGCCAACGCCCTCCTCAACAAGTTGCTCAAAACCAAGGGCAAGGGCGCGGAGTTGTGGCTCGACCATTCGGTGTACCTCAAGATGACCCCCGCTCAGGCCCAGGCGCTGGCCAAGCTGCCGATGGTCGAGGAAGTCTTCGAGAACTTTCAGGTCACGGTGCCGCGTGCCAGCGCCCTCAGCGTGGCCACCGCGCCCGCTGGCACACCCTGGCACCTTCAGGCCATCGGTGCGCCGCAGGCCTGGGCCGCCGGGTTTCGTGGGCAGGGCATCCGGATTGGACACCTCGACACCGGCATTGACCCAAACAACCCCGAACTGGCCGGTAAGCTGCTGAGTTTTGCCGAGTTCGGCCCAGATGGCGAGCGGATCAGCAGTGCCCCGCACGATTCCGAGCAGCACGGCACCCACACCGCTGGTCTGCTGGTCGGCAAGAGCGTGGGCGTCGCGCCCGCCGCCAAGCTGATCAGCGCCCTGGTCTTGCCGAAGTCGCAGGGCACGTTTGCCCAGGTCATCGCCGGGATGCAGTGGGTCATCGACCCCGATGGCAATCCCGACACGCCCGACGGGGCCAATGTGGTCAGCATGAGTCTGGGGCTGCCCGGCACCTATCAGGAATTCGTGCAGCCGGTACGGAACATGCTCGACGCCGGAGTGATTCCAGTCTTCGCCATCGGCAACTTTGGCCCGGCAGCGGGAAGCACCGGCAGCCCCGGCAATATTCCTGACGTGATCGGGGTGGGGTCGGTCAATCAGGCGGGCGCTGTTTCCTCCTTCAGCTCGCGTGGCCCAGTCACCTGGACGGGGGCCTACAGCGGCACCTTCATCAAGCCCGACATCGTGGCTCCCGGCGAGAACATCACGTCGAGCTATCCGGGCCAGGGCTACGGCTCACGTTCCGGCACCTCGCAGGCCGCCCCCATCGCGGCGGGCGTGGTCGCGGTGCTGCTGAGCGCCAAGCCCGGTTTGGGCATGGTAGCCCTCAAGACCGCTTTATTTCAAAGTGCCTCGAACAAAGGCAGCCGCAACAACGCCAGCGGCTACGGCCTGATCAATCTACCGGGAGCGCTCGCTCGCCTGGGGGTGCAGGCGGGGAGCCCGCCGAAGCCCCCAGTTCCGGTTCCCGCTCCGGTGAAGCCAGCCCCGACGCCGCAACCCAAACCGCCAGTCGTCGCTCCGGCCCCAACGCCCAAGCCACCAGTCGCCGCCCCCACTCCGGCACCCCCCGCCGACGGTAAGGACAAGAAGCCCAAAGGCCCCAAGCCAAAAGATCCCAAAGACGGTAAAGATCACGGCAAGAAAGGCGGCAAAGGCCACCAGGGCGATTGA
- a CDS encoding ComF family protein, with the protein MDGLRSALRALLPRPCPGCAQPLGSAAGLCRACCAGLHPRLERHSMLSNAVTPHLVVLGEHKAVLRRAARELKYSGHRDLAAVLGQAIASGVPSEWKLRAVSAVPMSGIRQRQRHFNHAEVLARQVAAELGLPYQESLKRTRHTTQQAKLSGEARLSNLIGAFAAQSSGLMVSGKITQTLLLVDDVMTTGATLKACRDALAESGVNQVFYAVITR; encoded by the coding sequence ATGGATGGGCTGCGCTCTGCGCTCCGGGCCTTGCTGCCGCGCCCTTGTCCGGGCTGCGCTCAGCCGCTGGGCAGCGCAGCGGGCCTGTGCCGAGCCTGCTGCGCTGGACTGCACCCGCGTTTGGAGCGCCACTCGATGCTGAGCAATGCTGTGACGCCGCATCTGGTGGTGCTGGGCGAACACAAAGCCGTGCTGCGCCGCGCCGCCCGCGAACTCAAATACAGCGGCCACCGCGACCTCGCCGCCGTGCTGGGGCAGGCTATTGCCAGCGGCGTGCCGAGCGAATGGAAGCTGCGGGCCGTCAGCGCCGTGCCGATGTCGGGGATACGCCAGCGCCAGCGGCATTTCAATCACGCCGAAGTGCTGGCCAGACAGGTGGCCGCCGAACTCGGCTTGCCGTATCAGGAAAGCTTGAAGCGCACCCGCCACACCACCCAGCAAGCCAAACTCAGCGGCGAGGCGCGGCTGAGCAACCTCATCGGCGCATTTGCGGCGCAGAGCAGCGGGCTGATGGTCAGTGGGAAGATCACGCAGACGCTTTTACTGGTGGATGACGTGATGACAACCGGCGCGACTCTGAAGGCTTGCCGCGACGCGCTGGCAGAGAGCGGCGTCAATCAGGTGTTTTACGCGGTCATCACGCGCTGA
- a CDS encoding DUF1684 domain-containing protein → MSAWLDDLLSFRARKDAHFASGRGPLPKDGNFDGLTYFAPDPTWNLSLEVQRLPAEAAELATTTQGEVQRFVTWGEVGLPNGERLTLYAREGDDAPATLFVPFRDATSGKATYGAGRYLDAPLLGHQVTLDFNRAYHPFCAYSEAWTCPLPPAANWLRGAVQAGEKLASESAY, encoded by the coding sequence GTGAGCGCTTGGCTTGATGATCTGCTCTCTTTTCGCGCCCGCAAGGACGCCCACTTCGCTTCTGGGCGCGGCCCCTTGCCCAAAGACGGCAACTTTGATGGCCTGACCTACTTTGCTCCCGATCCCACTTGGAATCTGAGCTTGGAAGTGCAGCGCTTGCCCGCCGAAGCCGCTGAGCTGGCCACCACCACTCAAGGCGAGGTGCAGCGCTTCGTGACTTGGGGCGAAGTCGGCTTGCCCAACGGCGAACGTTTGACCCTTTATGCCCGAGAAGGCGACGACGCGCCCGCCACGCTGTTCGTCCCTTTTCGGGATGCTACCAGTGGAAAGGCGACTTACGGCGCGGGCCGCTACCTCGACGCGCCGCTGTTAGGTCATCAGGTAACGCTGGATTTCAACCGCGCTTACCATCCGTTTTGTGCTTACAGCGAGGCTTGGACGTGTCCTTTGCCGCCTGCTGCCAACTGGCTGCGGGGCGCGGTGCAAGCGGGCGAAAAGTTGGCGAGCGAGTCGGCTTACTGA
- a CDS encoding DUF4384 domain-containing protein produces MKKIMLPLSLLLAATGSVYATPTISAQSIIVNPVTSDVQVKVWTDRDATGKKTPNYAIDDAIRVYTTVDQDAYVYLFSVSSDGSIDQILPNNYTSGDNFIKAGSVKTFPDKGDKFVYNIAGPVGISKVLALASTTKLDLGGLSSFKSDQKLATVSVKGQQNLAQALSIVVNPVPDKSWSTDVALLNVVPKPVAQAPAPATTTTTTTTTITIRPYTDAKYARPTKVDNGSGYIFRSSAQVDDLLKYYSAQLIKAGYVQDDQTLKRDSAVAHFSQGSTKTTLTIKNTAGKVEVSVVSSN; encoded by the coding sequence ATGAAAAAGATCATGCTTCCGCTCAGCTTGCTGCTGGCCGCCACTGGCAGTGTTTACGCTACGCCCACCATCAGTGCCCAGAGCATTATCGTCAACCCAGTGACCAGCGATGTGCAGGTCAAGGTCTGGACCGACCGTGACGCCACCGGCAAGAAGACCCCCAACTACGCCATCGATGACGCCATCCGGGTCTATACCACCGTCGATCAGGACGCTTACGTCTACCTCTTCAGTGTGTCCTCAGACGGCAGTATCGATCAGATTTTGCCGAACAACTACACCAGCGGCGACAACTTCATCAAGGCAGGCAGCGTCAAGACTTTCCCCGACAAGGGCGACAAGTTCGTCTACAACATTGCCGGGCCAGTCGGCATCAGCAAGGTGCTGGCGCTGGCGAGCACCACCAAGCTCGACCTCGGCGGCCTGTCGAGCTTTAAGAGCGACCAGAAGCTCGCCACAGTGTCGGTCAAGGGCCAACAGAACCTGGCGCAAGCGCTCTCGATTGTCGTCAACCCGGTGCCCGACAAGAGCTGGTCCACTGATGTGGCGCTGCTCAACGTGGTGCCCAAGCCAGTAGCGCAAGCACCGGCTCCCGCTACCACCACGACAACCACAACGACCACCATCACCATCCGGCCTTACACCGACGCCAAGTACGCCCGGCCCACCAAGGTGGACAACGGTTCAGGCTACATCTTCCGTTCGAGCGCCCAGGTCGACGACCTGCTCAAGTACTACAGTGCCCAGCTCATCAAGGCCGGGTATGTGCAAGACGACCAGACCCTCAAACGCGACTCGGCAGTGGCCCACTTCTCGCAGGGCAGCACCAAGACCACCCTGACCATCAAGAACACGGCAGGCAAGGTTGAAGTCAGCGTAGTCAGCTCGAACTAA
- a CDS encoding DUF1206 domain-containing protein, with product MKRMVFSDAGAQYQGTLERIGEVDVAARRLLLTIMGVFLLVAAWRDQGSIVVGTSEALGWLRHQPAKQFLLGAVAL from the coding sequence ATGAAGCGTATGGTTTTTAGCGATGCGGGAGCGCAGTATCAGGGCACCCTAGAACGTATTGGGGAGGTGGACGTGGCGGCGCGTAGGCTACTGCTAACGATCATGGGCGTCTTTTTGCTGGTGGCTGCCTGGCGGGATCAGGGCAGCATCGTGGTCGGCACCTCGGAGGCACTGGGCTGGCTGCGTCATCAGCCTGCCAAACAGTTCCTGCTGGGCGCGGTGGCTTTGTGA
- a CDS encoding Ig domain-containing protein, producing the protein MNRLFPALAGAALLLSACGSSTTPSATPTSSRDILSFSSASLGTAYVGEPYSGSVAPVGGTGPYSVRLTSGTLPAGLKFAGGSSAAISGTPTASGSATFSLEVTDANLSIKTQTFNLSVADLPPLDFVPKLPSGEVRGETRIPITLMGPRGVRAARFTWVLPENTLVTGVQSLGGLEAGRPLVFWKQNGRNLTLDFGFRLPPKNASQVAMVSLKPVNDKAVTLPTLVPTTTSFLLAQDGSGKVLREVKPPEPVTPPTPAVSPAADSSTGSPAAAPTLPAPASDKAGSDKAATDNASTDKPVTDKPSTDKPTTDPASVKPDATSPDKTSPDTTKPADAKPAPSDPAKPTPPQADPPKTDPPKTDAPKTDVPSGDGK; encoded by the coding sequence ATGAACCGACTGTTCCCCGCCCTCGCCGGGGCCGCGCTGCTTCTGAGCGCCTGCGGCAGTAGCACCACACCCAGTGCTACGCCCACTTCCAGCCGAGATATCCTCAGTTTCAGCAGCGCGTCGCTGGGCACCGCTTATGTCGGCGAACCTTACAGCGGCAGCGTCGCGCCGGTGGGCGGCACCGGCCCCTACAGCGTCCGGCTGACCAGCGGCACCTTGCCCGCCGGACTCAAGTTCGCGGGCGGCAGCAGCGCGGCGATCAGCGGCACGCCGACGGCCAGCGGCAGCGCCACCTTTAGTTTAGAAGTCACGGACGCCAATCTCAGCATCAAAACCCAGACCTTTAATTTGTCGGTGGCTGACTTGCCGCCGCTGGACTTTGTGCCCAAGTTGCCCAGCGGCGAGGTGCGCGGCGAAACCCGCATCCCCATCACGTTGATGGGACCCCGTGGCGTGCGGGCGGCCCGCTTCACCTGGGTCTTGCCCGAAAATACCCTGGTGACCGGCGTGCAGTCGCTCGGCGGCCTAGAGGCGGGCCGGCCCCTGGTGTTCTGGAAACAAAACGGACGCAACCTGACGCTGGATTTCGGCTTCCGGTTGCCGCCCAAAAACGCTTCGCAAGTGGCGATGGTCAGCCTCAAGCCGGTAAACGACAAAGCGGTGACGCTGCCCACCCTCGTTCCCACCACCACCAGTTTTCTGTTGGCCCAAGACGGCAGCGGCAAAGTCCTGCGCGAAGTCAAGCCGCCTGAGCCGGTGACGCCGCCGACGCCTGCGGTGAGCCCTGCCGCCGACAGCTCAACCGGGAGTCCAGCCGCCGCGCCCACGCTGCCCGCGCCAGCCAGCGATAAAGCCGGTTCAGACAAAGCTGCCACAGATAACGCCAGTACAGATAAACCCGTTACCGATAAACCCAGTACCGACAAACCCACCACTGATCCGGCCAGCGTGAAGCCGGACGCCACAAGCCCGGACAAGACAAGCCCAGATACGACGAAGCCAGCCGATGCGAAACCAGCGCCCAGCGATCCGGCCAAGCCAACTCCGCCTCAGGCCGACCCTCCTAAGACCGACCCACCCAAAACGGACGCACCCAAGACCGATGTGCCCAGTGGAGACGGCAAATGA
- a CDS encoding 3-deoxy-7-phosphoheptulonate synthase → MSSASNPTAPHQSATENLHVSAFETVLSPRELKDAYPLSAAAERTVFAAREAVRGILHGTDPRLLVIAGPCSIHDAGQALTYAHKLAALRSELSGQLEIVMRVYVDKPRTTVGWRGYLTDPHLNGAYDFSGGLRRTRELMLAINDLGLPVATELLDPFVPQYLFDLLSWVCIGARTAESQTHRVMASAVSAPVGFKNGTSGNLKIAVDAAVAARNPHAFFTITDDARACIVHTRGNPDGHVVLRGGSAGPNYGADSVSEAARLMQLAHLTPAVVVDCSHANSGSDHTRQHLVWQDVLAQRQNSRDSGNQDSSDQRSGAALRGVMIESHLNAGKQSIPADLTDLQYGVSVTDACIGWDETEALLRGAAVDGLGSKR, encoded by the coding sequence ATGAGTTCAGCTTCCAACCCGACTGCACCTCACCAAAGTGCCACCGAAAATTTGCACGTCAGCGCTTTTGAAACGGTTCTGAGCCCACGCGAACTCAAAGACGCCTACCCGCTGAGTGCCGCTGCCGAACGCACGGTTTTTGCCGCGCGGGAAGCGGTGCGCGGCATTTTGCACGGCACCGATCCGCGCCTGCTGGTTATCGCTGGGCCGTGCAGCATTCACGACGCTGGGCAGGCCCTGACTTACGCCCACAAGCTGGCGGCCCTGCGCAGCGAACTCAGCGGGCAACTCGAAATCGTGATGCGGGTCTACGTCGATAAGCCGCGCACCACCGTCGGCTGGCGCGGCTACCTGACTGATCCGCACCTCAACGGCGCTTACGACTTCAGCGGCGGGCTGAGGCGCACCCGTGAGCTGATGCTGGCCATCAACGACCTCGGCTTGCCGGTGGCCACCGAACTGCTCGATCCGTTCGTGCCGCAGTATTTGTTCGATTTGCTGAGCTGGGTGTGTATCGGGGCACGCACCGCCGAGTCACAGACCCACCGCGTCATGGCCAGCGCGGTGTCGGCTCCGGTGGGCTTCAAAAACGGCACCAGCGGCAACCTCAAAATCGCGGTGGACGCGGCGGTGGCGGCCCGCAACCCGCACGCTTTTTTTACGATCACCGACGACGCCCGCGCGTGCATCGTGCATACGCGGGGCAACCCTGACGGCCACGTGGTGCTGCGCGGCGGCTCGGCTGGCCCCAATTACGGCGCAGACTCGGTCAGTGAGGCGGCCCGCCTGATGCAGCTCGCCCACCTGACACCCGCCGTGGTCGTGGACTGCTCGCACGCCAACAGCGGCTCGGATCACACACGCCAGCATCTGGTCTGGCAAGACGTTCTTGCCCAGCGCCAGAATAGTCGGGACAGCGGTAATCAAGACAGCAGTGATCAACGCAGCGGCGCGGCCCTGCGCGGGGTGATGATCGAGAGCCATCTCAATGCCGGTAAACAGAGCATTCCCGCCGATTTGACCGACTTGCAGTACGGCGTCTCGGTGACAGACGCCTGCATCGGCTGGGATGAAACCGAGGCGCTTTTGCGCGGCGCGGCGGTGGACGGACTGGGCAGCAAGCGCTAA
- a CDS encoding PQQ-dependent sugar dehydrogenase — MASGTSSGGFTVPQGFSVTTYTDGFERPRLMALAPNGDVFLSDTGAGKVYVMRGKTKAETKTVFASGLNQPHGLAFHGGYLYVANTDSVIRFAYKSGDQKAAGPAEKLVDLPSGSGHSTRTVVFGPDDKMYVAVGSSCNVCEESNDKRAAVWVYDADGKNGKPFSTGLRNAVGLEWYGGTLYATNNGRDELGDNYPPEGFYKLAVGRNFGWPYCYTTETGQPQVWDKDFGKKNADVCKAATPAFALTTAHSAPLGLAFYDGKVFPSKYQGQMFVALHGSWNRSEKSGYRVVTVDPKSGKVQDFMTGFISGKSSKGRPVDLLTLPDGSMLLTDDDGGKVYRITYQP, encoded by the coding sequence ATGGCCTCCGGCACCTCGTCCGGCGGCTTTACCGTGCCGCAGGGTTTCAGCGTCACCACCTACACCGACGGCTTTGAGCGCCCGCGCTTGATGGCGCTCGCTCCTAATGGCGACGTGTTCCTCAGCGACACCGGAGCCGGCAAAGTTTACGTGATGCGCGGCAAAACGAAGGCCGAAACCAAGACGGTCTTCGCCTCGGGCCTCAATCAGCCACACGGTCTGGCCTTTCATGGCGGCTACCTCTACGTGGCCAACACCGACTCAGTGATCCGCTTTGCTTATAAATCCGGCGACCAGAAGGCGGCTGGCCCTGCGGAAAAACTGGTGGATTTGCCTAGCGGCAGTGGACACTCCACCCGCACGGTGGTGTTTGGCCCCGACGACAAGATGTATGTCGCGGTGGGCAGCAGTTGTAATGTCTGCGAGGAGAGCAACGACAAACGCGCCGCCGTGTGGGTCTACGACGCGGACGGCAAAAACGGCAAGCCCTTCTCGACCGGCTTGCGAAACGCGGTGGGACTCGAATGGTACGGCGGCACGCTCTACGCCACCAACAACGGGCGCGACGAACTCGGTGACAACTACCCGCCGGAAGGCTTTTACAAGCTGGCAGTGGGACGCAACTTCGGCTGGCCGTACTGCTACACCACCGAGACCGGACAGCCTCAAGTCTGGGACAAAGATTTTGGCAAGAAAAATGCCGACGTCTGCAAAGCCGCCACGCCCGCCTTTGCCCTGACCACCGCCCACAGCGCTCCCCTGGGTCTGGCCTTCTACGACGGCAAAGTCTTTCCCAGCAAGTATCAGGGGCAAATGTTCGTGGCCCTGCACGGAAGCTGGAACCGCAGCGAAAAGAGCGGCTACCGCGTGGTGACGGTTGATCCCAAATCCGGCAAAGTGCAGGACTTCATGACCGGATTTATCAGTGGGAAAAGCAGCAAGGGCCGCCCGGTGGACTTGCTGACCCTGCCCGACGGCTCGATGCTGCTGACCGACGACGATGGCGGCAAGGTCTACCGCATTACTTACCAGCCGTAA